The following are from one region of the Saccharomyces cerevisiae S288C chromosome I, complete sequence genome:
- the CCR4 gene encoding CCR4-NOT core exoribonuclease subunit CCR4 (Component of the CCR4-NOT transcriptional complex; CCR4-NOT is involved in regulation of gene expression; component of the major cytoplasmic deadenylase, which is involved in mRNA poly(A) tail shortening) has protein sequence MNDPSLLGYPNVGPQQQQQQQQQQHAGLLGKGTPNALQQQLHMNQLTGIPPPGLMNNSDVHTSSNNNSRQLLDQLANGNANMLNMNMDNNNNNNNNNNNNNNNGGGSGVMMNASTAAVNSIGMVPTVGTPVNINVNASNPLLHPHLDDPSLLNNPIWKLQLHLAAVSAQSLGQPNIYARQNAMKKYLATQQAQQAQQQAQQQAQQQVPGPFGPGPQAAPPALQPTDFQQSHIAEASKSLVDCTKQALMEMADTLTDSKTAKKQQPTGDSTPSGTATNSAVSTPLTPKIELFANGKDEANQALLQHKKLSQYSIDEDDDIENRMVMPKDSKYDDQLWHALDLSNLQIFNISANIFKYDFLTRLYLNGNSLTELPAEIKNLSNLRVLDLSHNRLTSLPAELGSCFQLKYFYFFDNMVTTLPWEFGNLCNLQFLGVEGNPLEKQFLKILTEKSVTGLIFYLRDNRPEIPLPHERRFIEINTDGEPQREYDSLQQSTEHLATDLAKRTFTVLSYNTLCQHYATPKMYRYTPSWALSWDYRRNKLKEQILSYDSDLLCLQEVESKTFEEYWVPLLDKHGYTGIFHAKARAKTMHSKDSKKVDGCCIFFKRDQFKLITKDAMDFSGAWMKHKKFQRTEDYLNRAMNKDNVALFLKLQHIPSGDTIWAVTTHLHWDPKFNDVKTFQVGVLLDHLETLLKEETSHNFRQDIKKFPVLICGDFNSYINSAVYELINTGRVQIHQEGNGRDFGYMSEKNFSHNLALKSSYNCIGELPFTNFTPSFTDVIDYIWFSTHALRVRGLLGEVDPEYVSKFIGFPNDKFPSDHIPLLARFEFMKTNTGSKKV, from the coding sequence ATGAACGACCCTTCTTTACTAGGCTACCCTAATGTGGGCCcgcagcagcaacagcaacagcagcaacagcagcatGCCGGGCTACTAGGAAAGGGTACACCAAACGCTCTACAGCAGCAGCTACACATGAACCAGCTCACCGGGATACCTCCACCGGGACTCATGAACAACAGCGATGTACACACTtccagcaacaacaactcGCGCCAGTTGCTCGACCAATTGGCTAATGGGAACGCGAACATGCTCAATATGAACATggataacaacaataacaacaataacaacaacaacaacaacaacaacaacggCGGTGGAAGCGGGGTGATGATGAATGCCTCCACAGCCGCAGTAAATTCTATAGGGATGGTTCCTACCGTTGGTACGCCTGTGAACATCAATGTGAACGCCAGTAACCCTTTATTACACCCGCACTTGGATGACCCTTCTTTACTAAACAATCCGATCTGGAAGCTTCAATTGCATCTGGCTGCAGTGTCCGCACAATCTCTGGGGCAACCCAACATTTATGCTAGACAAAACGCTATGAAGAAGTATTTGGCTACACAACAGGCTCAGCAAGCTCAGCAACAAGCGCAGCAACAGGCACAGCAGCAGGTCCCGGGCCCATTTGGCCCCGGACCTCAGGCTGCACCACCAGCTTTGCAGCCCACCGATTTCCAGCAATCTCACATTGCAGAAGCCTCCAAATCACTGGTAGACTGCACAAAGCAAGCCTTGATGGAAATGGCCGACACTCTCACCGACAGCAAGACAGCAAAGAAACAACAACCTACGGGAGATAGCACTCCCTCAGGCACGGCAACTAACAGTGCAGTTTCTACACCATTGACTCCCAAGATAGAGCTGTTTGCTAATGGCAAGGACGAAGCCAACCAGGCGCTCTTACAACACAAGAAACTGTCTCAGTACAGCATCGACGAAGATGACGACATTGAAAACAGAATGGTCATGCCCAAGGACTCGAAATACGACGACCAATTATGGCACGCGCTAGATTTGTCCAACTTGcaaatcttcaatatcaGCGCCAACATCTTCAAGTACGATTTTCTAACGAGACTATATTTGAATGGCAATAGCCTCACGGAACTGCCAGCGGAGATCAAGAACCTAAGCAACCTACGCGTTTTGGACCTGTCGCATAATAGGTTAACATCTCTACCAGCGGAACTAGGCTCATGTTTCCAATTGAAATACTTCTACTTTTTTGATAACATGGTCACCACATTACCATGGGAGTTTGGGAACCTGTGTAACCTTCAGTTTCTTGGTGTAGAAGGAAACCCCTTAGAAAAACAGTTTTTAAAGATCCTTACAGAAAAATCTGTCACGGGATTGATTTTCTACCTAAGGGACAACAGACCAGAGATTCCCTTACCGCATGAACGTAGGTTCATCGAAATCAATACCGATGGGGAACCACAGAGGGAGTACGATTCTTTGCAGCAATCCACTGAGCATCTGGCCACCGATTTAGCCAAGAGGACGTTCACCGTCTTATCCTACAACACCTTATGTCAACACTATGCCACCCCAAAAATGTACCGTTACACACCGTCGTGGGCGTTAAGTTGGGATTACAGGCGCAATAAATTAAAGGAGCAGATTCTCTCGTACGACAGTGATCTGTTGTGTTTACAAGAAGTGGAGTCTAAGACTTTTGAAGAGTATTGGGTGCCCCTATTGGACAAGCACGGTTATACAGGCATCTTCCATGCAAAGGCAAGAGCCAAGACCATGCATTCCAAGGACTCCAAGAAAGTGGACGGGTgttgcatttttttcaaaagggACCAATTCAAGTTGATCACCAAAGACGCCATGGATTTCAGCGGTGCTTGGATGAAACACAAGAAGTTCCAAAGAACTGAAGATTATTTAAACCGTGCAATGAACAAAGACAACGTTGCACTGTTCTTAAAGCTACAACACATTCCTAGTGGCGACACCATATGGGCGGTCACCACGCATTTGCACTGGGATCCAAAATTTAATGATGTCAAGACATTCCAAGTAGGTGTCCTGTTAGATCATCTGGAAACGCTGCTAAAGGAGGAGACATCGCACAATTTTAGACAGGACATTAAGAAATTTCCTGTGCTCATTTGTGGTGACTTCAATTCATACATCAACTCCGCCGTATACGAATTGATAAATACAGGCCGTGTCCAAATACATCAAGAGGGAAATGGTAGAGATTTCGGTTACATGTCGgagaaaaatttctcaCATAACTTGGCTCTCAAATCAAGTTATAATTGTATCGGAGAACTACCATTCACCAATTTCACACCGTCATTCACAGATGTTATCGACTATATATGGTTTTCTACACATGCTCTAAGGGTGCGTGGGCTATTGGGTGAAGTGGACCCTGAATACGTGAGTAAGTTTATCGGGTTCCCCAACGACAAATTCCCCAGTGACCATATACCATTGTTAGCAAGATTTGAATTTATGAAGACAAACACAGGCAGTAAGAAAGTATAA
- the ATS1 gene encoding Ats1p (Protein required for modification of wobble nucleosides in tRNA; acts with Elongator complex, Kti11p, and Kti12p; has a potential role in regulatory interactions between microtubules and the cell cycle; forms a stable heterodimer with Kti11p): protein MSCVYAFGSNGQRQLGLGHDEDMDTPQRSVPGDDGAIVRKIACGGNHSVMLTNDGNLVGCGDNRRGELDSAQALRQVHDWRPVEVPAPVVDVACGWDTTVIVDADGRVWQRGGGCYEFTQQHVPLNSNDERIAVYGCFQNFVVVQGTRVYGWGSNTKCQLQEPKSRSLKEPVLVYDTGSVAVDYVAMGKDFMVIVDEGGRIVHASGRLPTGFELKQQQKRHNLVVLCMWTSIHLWNARLNTVESFGRGTHSQLFPQERLDFPIVGVATGSEHGILTTANQEGKSHCYNVYCWGWGEHGNCGPQKGSQPGLQLVGQYSGKPRVFGGCATTWIVL from the coding sequence ATGAGTTGTGTGTATGCGTTTGGGTCTAATGGGCAAAGGCAACTGGGACTGGGGCACGATGAGGATATGGATACCCCACAGAGGTCTGTGCCAGGAGATGATGGAGCAATAGTCAGGAAGATAGCGTGCGGTGGGAACCACAGCGTGATGCTGACAAATGACGGGAATCTGGTAGGATGTGGAGATAACAGACGGGGAGAACTGGATAGTGCGCAAGCACTGCGGCAGGTGCATGACTGGAGGCCCGTGGAAGTACCGGCACCCGTGGTGGATGTGGCGTGCGGCTGGGACACGACAGTTATTGTGGATGCTGATGGCCGTGTATGGCAGAGAGGAGGCGGTTGCTACGAGTTCACTCAGCAACATGTGCCATTGAATTCCAACGATGAGCGCATCGCAGTATACGGATGTTTCCAGAACTTTGTGGTGGTGCAAGGCACCCGAGTATACGGCTGGGGCAGCAACACAAAGTGTCAATTGCAAGAGCCCAAATCCCGATCACTGAAAGAGCCCGTATTGGTGTACGATACCGGGTCTGTGGCCGTAGACTACGTGGCCATGGGCAAGGACTTCATGGTCATAGTGGACGAGGGCGGCCGCATAGTGCACGCATCCGGTCGCCTGCCCACTGGGTTCGAGCTCaaacaacagcaaaaaaGACACAATCTAGTGGTACTGTGCATGTGGACCTCGATCCACCTGTGGAATGCGCGCCTCAATACGGTAGAGTCGTTTGGTAGGGGCACACATTCCCAACTCTTCCCGCAAGAGCGCCTAGACTTCCCTATTGTCGGTGTTGCAACCGGGAGTGAGCACGGTATTCTAACTACTGCTAATCAAGAAGGCAAGTCTCACTGTTACAATGTATACTGCTGGGGCTGGGGAGAGCATGGCAACTGCGGCCCGCAAAAGGGCTCCCAGCCTGGACTGCAGCTCGTGGGCCAATACTCTGGAAAACCTCGCGTGTTTGGCGGATGTGCCACCACGTGGATCGTGCTCTAG
- the PMT2 gene encoding dolichyl-phosphate-mannose-protein mannosyltransferase PMT2 (Protein O-mannosyltransferase of the ER membrane; transfers mannose residues from dolichyl phosphate-D-mannose to protein serine/threonine residues; involved in ER quality control; functions as a heterodimer with Pmt2p but can also pair with Pmt5p; antifungal drug target; PMT2 has a paralog, PMT3, that arose from the whole genome duplication), with protein MSSSSSTGYSKNNAAHIKQENTLRQRESSSISVSEELSSADERDAEDFSKEKPAAQSSLLRLESVVMPVIFTALALFTRMYKIGINNHVVWDEAHFGKFGSYYLRHEFYHDVHPPLGKMLVGLSGYLAGYNGSWDFPSGEIYPDYLDYVKMRLFNASFSALCVPLAYFTAKAIGFSLPTVWLMTVLVLFENSYSTLGRFILLDSMLLFFTVASFFSFVMFHNQRSKPFSRKWWKWLLITGISLGCTISVKMVGLFIITMVGIYTVIDLWTFLADKSMSWKTYINHWLARIFGLIIVPFCIFLLCFKIHFDLLSHSGTGDANMPSLFQARLVGSDVGQGPRDIALGSSVVSIKNQALGGSLLHSHIQTYPDGSNQQQVTCYGYKDANNEWFFNRERGLPSWSENETDIEYLKPGTSYRLVHKSTGRNLHTHPVAAPVSKTQWEVSGYGDNVVGDNKDNWVIEIMDQRGDEDPEKLHTLTTSFRIKNLEMGCYLAQTGNSLPEWGFRQQEVVCMKNPFKRDKRTWWNIETHENERLPPRPEDFQYPKTNFLKDFIHLNLAMMATNNALVPDPDKFDYLASSAWQWPTLNVGLRLCGWGDDNPKYFLLGTPASTWASSVAVLAFMATVVILLIRWQRQYVDLRNPSNWNVFLMGGFYPLLAWGLHYMPFVIMSRVTYVHHYLPALYFALIILAYCFDAGLQKWSRSKCGRIMRFVLYAGFMALVIGCFWYFSPISFGMEGPSSNFRYLNWFSTWDIADKQEA; from the coding sequence ATGTCCTCGTCTTCGTCTACCGGGTACAGCAAAAACAATGCCGCCCACATTAAGCAAGAGAATACACTGAGACAAAGAGAATCGTCTTCCATCAGCGTCAGTGAGGAACTTTCGAGCGCTGATGAGAGAGACGCGGAAGATTTCTCGAAGGAAAAGCCCGCTGCACAAAGCTCACTGTTACGCCTGGAATCCGTTGTAATGCCGGTGATCTTTACTGCATTGGCGTTGTTTACCAGGATGTACAAAATCGGCATCAACAACCATGTTGTTTGGGATGAGGCGCACTTTGGTAAATTTGGTTCTTATTACTTGAGACACGAATTTTACCACGATGTCCATCCTCCCCTAGGAAAAATGCTGGTCGGGTTGTCTGGTTATTTGGCAGGCTACAACGGTTCTTGGGACTTCCCTTCTGGGGAAATTTACCCAGACTATTTGGATTATGTTAAAATGAGACTGTTCAACGCGTCATTTTCCGCGCTCTGTGTGCCATTGGCCTACTTCACTGCCAAAGCTATTGGATTTTCTTTACCAACAGTTTGGCTGATGACCGTGTTGGTTTTGTTTGAAAACTCGTATAGTACTTTGGGCAGGTTCATTCTTTTGGACTCCATGCTACTTTTCTTCACTGTCGCATCGTTCTTTAGTTTTGTTATGTTCCACAACCAGAGGTCCAAGCCGTTCTCTAGAAAGTGGTGGAAATGGCTGTTGATCACTGGTATTTCTTTGGGTTGCACTATTTCCGTCAAAATGGTGGGTCTATTTATCATCACTATGGTCGGTATCTATACTGTGATTGACTTATGGACCTTTTTGGCAGATAAATCCATGTCATGGAAAACCTATATTAACCACTGGTTGGCAAGAATATTTGGTCTTATTATCGTCCCCTTCTGCATTTTCCTATTGTGCTTCAAAATACATTTTGACCTATTATCGCATTCTGGTACAGGTGATGCTAACATGCCATCTCTTTTCCAAGCAAGATTAGTGGGTTCTGACGTCGGACAAGGCCCCCGTGACATTGCTCTAGGTTCCTCCGTTGTTTCCATCAAAAACCAAGCTCTTGGAGGATCTCTATTGCACTCACATATACAAACTTATCCAGATGGGTCCAACCAACAACAAGTAACCTGTTATGGTTACAAAGATGCTAACAACGAATGGTTTTTCAACAGAGAAAGAGGCTTACCATCATGGTCAGAAAACGAAACTGACATCGAGTATTTGAAGCCAGGTACCTCCTATAGATTGGTACACAAAAGCACGGGCAGAAACTTGCACACCCACCCAGTTGCTGCACCAGTGTCAAAGACACAATGGGAGGTTTCTGGTTACGGTGACAATGTTGTTGGTGACAACAAAGACAATTGGGTTATTGAGATCATGGACCAAAGAGGAGATGAAGACCCTGAGAAGTTGCACACATTGACCACCTCTTTCCGTATCAAGAACTTGGAGATGGGCTGTTACTTGGCTCAAACCGGTAACAGTTTGCCCGAATGGGGTTTCAGACAACAAGAGGTTGTCTGCATGAAAAACCCATTCAAGAGGGACAAGAGGACCTGGTGGAACATCGAGACCCACGAAAATGAAAGGTTGCCACCAAGACCCGAAGATTTTCAATACCCAAAGACCAACTTCTTAAAAGACTTCATTCATTTAAATCTAGCCATGATGGCCACTAATAACGCTTTGGTGCCAGATCCAGACAAATTTGATTACTTAGCTTCCTCAGCATGGCAATGGCCAACTTTGAATGTGGGTTTGAGACTATGTGGCTGGGGTGATGATAATCCAAAATACTTCCTATTGGGTACCCCAGCTTCCACGTGGGCTTCTAGTGTTGCCGTCCTCGCATTCATGGCCACGGTCGTTATCTTACTGATCAGATGGCAAAGACAATATGTGGACCTAAGAAATCCATCTAACTGGAACGTTTTCTTAATGGGCGGGTTCTACCCACTACTAGCTTGGGGCCTACACTACATGCCATTCGTTATCATGTCTAGAGTCACCTACGTTCATCATTACTTGCCTGCCTTGTATTTTGCACTGATCATTTTGGCGTACTGTTTCGACGCCGGTTTGCAAAAATGGTCCAGATCTAAGTGCGGCCGTATCATGCGGTTCGTCCTATACGCCGGATTCATGGCACTTGTAATTGGTTGCTTCTGGTACTTCTCCCCAATATCATTTGGTATGGAGGGACCAAGTAGTAACTTCCGCTACTTAAACTGGTTTTCCACTTGGGACATTGCCGACAAGCAAGAAGCATGA
- the FUN26 gene encoding nucleoside transmembrane transporter FUN26 (High affinity, broad selectivity, nucleoside/nucleobase transporter; vacuolar membrane localized transporter which may regulate the balance of nicotinamide riboside (NmR) levels between the cytosol and vacuole, contributing to salvage of NmR for use in cytosolic NAD+ synthesis; equilibrative nucleoside transporter (ENT) family member) — protein MSTSADTDTIKKPILAVPEPALADTHSEEISRSGEEHESENNEHSDEEGDNYSEREQSVSTEPLDTLPLRKKLKNLSYITFFAIGIGLLWPWNCILSASQYFKHDIFKDTSIWAKIFTSSMMSFSTISSMLFNIYLAKRQYKYSRRVINGLVWEIIVFTVMCFFTILHFLLPKWFNFMFIMMLVVISSMGTAMTQNGIMAIANVFGSEYSQGVMVGQAVAGVLPSLVLFALAFIENSSVSTTGGILLYFFTTTLVVTICVVMFSVSKISRKVNENWNVEDGHITDVLLGSLRSNEEEIRIVGRIDQMEDEDHRRTNGTRDDNDEGEELQLKVPFEVLFAKLKYLVLSIFTTFVVTLVFPVFASATYVTGLPLSNAQYIPLIFTLWNLGDLYGRVIADWPMFRDQKFTPRKTFIYSLLRVAAIPLFLMFTAITSSSSGDEEHNGSVIVDLCYMLLQFLFGVTNGHVISMSFMKVPEQLDNDDEKEAAGGFTNIFVSTGLALGSIISYVFVFIIDFIIR, from the coding sequence ATGAGTACTAGTGCGGACACTGATACCATCAAGAAGCCAATCCTTGCGGTGCCAGAGCCTGCACTGGCCGATACGCATTCAGAGGAGATATCACGCTCTGGAGAAGAACATGAATCAGAGAACAACGAGCACTCAGATGAAGAAGGCGATAATTATTCTGAAAGAGAGCAATCTGTGTCAACCGAACCACTGGATACATTGCcgttaagaaaaaagttgaaaaatctttcatATATTACATTTTTCGCCATAGGAATAGGTCTTTTATGGCCGTGGAACTGTATCCTCAGTGCCTCGCAATATTTTAAGCACgatattttcaaagacaCCTCCATTTGGGCAAAGATCTTCACAAGCTCTATGATGTCCTTTTCTACCATATCGTCAATGCTGTTCAACATCTACTTGGCCAAAAGACAGTACAAATACTCGAGAAGGGTCATAAACGGGCTTGTGTGGGAGATTATTGTCTTTACTGTCATGTGCTTCTTTACAATTTTGCATTTCCTTTTACCTAAATGGTTCAATTTCATGTTTATAATGATGCTTGTAGTGATCAGTTCCATGGGGACAGCCATGACACAGAATGGTATCATGGCCATAGCCAACGTCTTCGGTTCCGAGTACAGTCAAGGTGTCATGGTGGGGCAAGCCGTTGCTGGTGTCCTGCCCTCCCTAGTGCTTTTTGCCCTAGCTTTCATCGAGAACTCTTCTGTGTCTACTACGGGCGGGATTCTTCTATACTTTTTTACCACAACACTCGTGGTCACCATTTGTGTGGTCATGTTCAGCGTGAGCAAAATCAGTCGGAAAGTGAACGAGAATTGGAATGTGGAAGACGGACATATCACTGATGTGTTGTTAGGGTCTCTGCGCTCCAATGAGGAGGAAATCCGTATTGTTGGCCGCATTGACCAAATGGAGGATGAAGACCACCGCCGCACCAACGGCACTCGCGACGACAACGACGAAGGTGAGGAACTCCAACTAAAAGTGCCTTTCGAGGTCTTATTTGCCAAACTAAAGTACCTGGTTCTTTCCATATTCACCACGTTTGTCGTAACTCTTGTTTTTCCTGTATTTGCGTCTGCCACCTACGTGACAGGGCTTCCTTTAAGCAACGCACAGTACATACCTCTCATATTCACGCTGTGGAACCTAGGCGACCTTTACGGAAGAGTCATTGCCGACTGGCCCATGTTCCGTGACCAGAAATTTACGCCACGCAAAACCTTCATCTACTCATTGTTGCGGGTGGCCGCAATACCACTGTTCTTGATGTTCACAGCCATCACCTCCTCTTCAAGCGGCGATGAAGAGCACAATGGCTCCGTAATCGTTGACTTGTGTTACATGCTACTGCAGTTCCTTTTCGGCGTAACCAACGGGCACGTCATCTCTATGAGTTTCATGAAGGTGCCAGAGCAACTGGACAACGACGACGAGAAGGAAGCGGCCGGTGGATTCACTAATATTTTCGTTTCTACAGGACTAGCTCTGGGCAGCATCATAAGCTACGTATTCGTCTTCATAATTGACTTTATTATCAGGTAG